Genomic window (Musa acuminata AAA Group cultivar baxijiao chromosome BXJ1-9, Cavendish_Baxijiao_AAA, whole genome shotgun sequence):
AGGAATTTCTTCCACACCTAGAAATGAGTTGCCAAAGCATTCACCTGAGACTTTAGTGACCAGCTCCGAGAGTTGGACTTTGGCAACTTCCAGCCCTACAGAACCTAAGCTCTGCTTCTCAAGTCTCTCTTGGGCCTTCTCCAGCACCAACTGCAAATACCTTCCCTGTGCCTCTATTCGTACTTGTAAGTGTCTTTGCACCTTCACAGTAAATTCAGTAACATTTTATTAGTACAATCTAAAAAAATTGAGGAAATTGACCTAACAAAAGAAGGTTTGAATTGCTTGTATGATGGATTCATTGTTCATTTTTTACAGCACCAAATGGATCATAGTAGTGCAAAATCTTCCAGCTTTAACTCTTTAACTGCTGTCAATCTTTCTGAGTGAACTTGAAATGAAATTTGGAACTCAGTAACACATTTTGAGTTATTCTGTTCCTAGTAGTTCGTAATCTCTTCAAATTCTGTATTGATGCAAAGTTTCACTTATACACATCCAAATATTTCACAAAAAACTCTAAAACTAGACCTTCATGCTTTATCAATAAAAAAGATGCTTTTGTGAATAGTTAAGACTTATGATGTTTGAGACTGATCTTTTCAGTTGTTGAAACATTTTAGGTGTTTAAATTTTCTTATACTTTACTTCTAGGGTCCTTGTTCCAAAACATAAAATAAGCAAGATACCACATGTTTAATCCAAAAGGCACATGAGAAAGCAAAGTAAGGTTGTGTGATATTATTGACTTTACAACTTACCTCAAGTTGTTCATGTAACTGTTTCTGTACTTCAATTTgctttgtaaatgcttcatttatcTGCATGGTTCTGAAACTAATGTACCATCAGCCAAAGATTGTTATAACTTTGGAAATCTAGAGTGCATATTGCTGTTATCATACTTGTTTGTGGGGGCTGCAATGTTCCTTGACGATCCATTATCCTCTGGTGTCCTTTCTGCTGCTAGTGAACACCCAAAAACTGCATGAAGACAAACAGTGTTTATATACATTGTCCAGTTTGAGACCTCAAATATAAACTCTAGGTGCTGCCCCTTACTATTTTTAGTACTTCTGATATTTGTTTGAGCCTGGAGGTTTTTACCAAGCCTGTATTTCTAACAGACCAACAaaggcaagttagttttcaaatgCAATGATAACaagcagagagaaagagagaaggtgCCTGGTTTTTTATTtgaggggaggggggagggggtggggAGGGTGTAAGTATAGAGAATCAAGAAGTTAATTAGGACCTGAAGATGACTTTTTAGATGGTACAAGGTTAATCCTGGAATTCCCATGAGTCTCATGATTGTTTTCGGGGTCGCCTCTGCAAGATTATGGTCTTATATTAGTCTTTAAGATTGATCACTTTGTCCTCAAGTGTAATGTATTCTTAAAACCCTGTCTATGTAAGTGAAGACACACAGTCACAGTTATGcacaaaacaaatataaataactTTGTATGCTCACTGTCTGCTCCACCGAGTTGGTTCACCGCCTCTATAAATCTTGCATGGAGCTCAGGGTTCCATTTAAGTCTAGGCTTGGCCTCAGTTGAAAGAACTAGTCCCGACTCTCCTGTAGTACTTCCTCTCTGCAGAAACAATTGCCTCTCTGAAGGAGCTGCTATCCTGGAAGAAAGGAGGTTGTTGTGGCTCTGATGAGGTTGATGTTGATACATCTGCTTCAGTAATATATATAATCATCTTAGAGGAAACCATAAAAAACAAGACAAACAAACTtcctttcagtttttttttcctcttaccTTTTTGCCCTCACCTTGCTTCTTGTCAATTTGAGAAATTCAAGTCTGACGTCTGACAAACTAGTTTGCTTCTATGCTGTTGATGTAATATTTCTGGGAAGCAAGGGCATCTAGAGTTATATCCTATATGTATGCTCCTCTTGTTTAGGATGGAACTTGAGTTGCTTCAACTCCTCATGCTGATGAGGGATGACTCCAAAGCTCCTCTTATAAGGCTAATGAAAGGGAATTTGAAGACGTTTGAACAAAATACTAAACTATAGATCTAATCTTTGTGGTTTGAAAAGTGATTGTCTATCCTGCTCTAGGTATCTGAGGAATTTTatcttgtaacttttgttgtcaaTTCTTGCATGCAATATTCTGCATCACTAACTTCCGTGAGACAACTTTAGCTTGTCAAATGTCCAAGGGAATAAATACTTAAACATGCATCCTTTTGATACAAAACTCTAAGTAAAAGCAGGAACCTTATACTTAGCATAATTTTTTACCCAAACTTTTGACTCCTATGTATTGAGAACTTGCAAATTTCCTATGTACCTAAACCAGTTGTGGTAGCTTAATCACGGGGGCCTTTACACATGAAAGGAACATCTTCCTGGAGCCTGAAAGGACATCTCAGGTGCCTAGCTATTATATTTTTGGACCTTATGGAAGTTGAGATTTATATAATATATCCTAGTTGGAACAGATTCGTAGTTCATAGACTTGATTGAGGAATTTGATTAGTGATGGAAGGTTaacttttttattaattatggtaTGAGAAGGTTGTAAATTCTGTTTGACTGGATGCATCCATAAGCAGCACTAGATATGCCCTTTCTATAAAGAACAGAAAACTATACTATACATGATGCTCTTATCTACCTTTTGAAAGCAAGATTGGAATATGGAATAAGGATGCAATTCCATTTTATCTCTTCCACCTAGTTTGGCACTTATTCAGTTATCCAGGAAGAAAAGTAGAGAGGAATCTGGAAGCTATTTACTGGTAGGCAGTCATCACACTGAAGTACTTGTCGATATAAGATCTAAGGGAAGGACATTATATAGAGGAAATGTGatgatcacatttcagacatcaaACCTCATGAACCCCTGGACCACTAAATCTCCCTCTATCAGCATGTAGTGTGTCAGCCAGACATCCATGCATATCTGTTCGTGTTAATTTGAATGTTATGTGCTTTGGATTAGTTGCAagtattagtgcagcagatatggACATAAATACTCATTTATTTTGTGCCAATAGGTTCAAGACCTCAGAGCTAAGCCTTCCAGTAATGGCTAAACAGATTAGCCAGTCTGCTTTTCTAGCAATATACATATTCCCCTCTGTTGCATTGATGTATCCCTTGAATTCCCGAGTCGGAGTCCTTTTATGGGAGTAAACCATAAGCTTGGTTCAGCAAATTTTATCTAGTGAAATGCATGGTGGTTAATATCTAACAAGAAACATCAATTTGTTAAATTCTCACACCTTTTAGTGATCTGATCAGCTCACGGCTTGAGATGGAGATAGACCTTTTTTACACCGCAGTAAAGACACTGATTCATTTTACTAGATTAAGGCTATATATATTTCATCTATTTCTGAAACCTTGAATATTAAATGGACTATTAGTATTTTTGTGGCTTTAATTCATAGAGCTTTTACTTTCTGTGTCTAAAGATTCTAACCCATGTTCTATTAGGAAAATTTGACCATGTTACCATGTATTGGGAGAAAAAatttatttgttttttcttttaatttgtaGTGGTAGAGATCTCCTGCTAATTATAGATCGACTTTATAGACCAATAATAAGATAGGAATCTTAAATAGTGATATTCTGCTCCATTAGTTCAAGTAAGATTCACGTCTAAAATATTTTACTCATCGAGTGGATAACATTACCTTGGAATGAGAATATAATTCAGCATGAGATTGCTGCTTTGCGACCATGAGAGAATATTTTGTTTGCACTGCCTTTCGTTCATTTGTGTGGTCCATCAAAATGATTATATGTTCTATCAATCTCCACAGCACATTGTGGCATATTTCCAACCACCTTCCTAATTGGATGAATCACAAGAATCAAGCAATTGCAAAGGAGTTCTATCTTTCTATCAATAGAAAAAGTAAGAATATATTCGTCATTTCTCCTGTTCATATGTTGATATTGATGGGAAATATATTCCCTGGACAATCTCACATTGGTACCTCATCTGTCAAGCAACATTTCATTGGATTTTTATAATCATTGTCTAAAAAATTAATCAAACCAAGTTAATTCAACAACTTGCCCATGTTATCAAACTCAGCCAAAACACAAGACAACCATTATCAGGCTGATATGTCGATATCTTGTTTATGCAAGATTTTGCATGCAAAATACACTGGTATAGTTTGATAACTTCCAACTGGCCCTGAAAGAGTGTGTTGTTGATGTAAACTAGGTAAGGAGTTTGAATTGAGGTAGATACAAAGCAGATAGGTTTCAGAGACTGGAGATATAGCAAGCATTGACAAACTTGTGGATGTTAATATGTCTGGAAGTCTATTATGATTCATCAGCTCTTTTACAGCGAGATTATACGTTTCTTCTTTCAAGTTCAACAAGTACAAGGATGATTGAAACTTATGACAATTCCTGCACTTCTTAACGATACCATAGAATGATTACATCCCCAATAAACCAACTTACAGCATTCATAAAGATTCTTGCTATTAGCCTTTGGTTATTAGTTTACCTGATCTTGAGAGTTAATGCATGTTATTATTGTAACTTGTTAAATCTTCAGATATTTTTTTAGCAGTGTTGATTAGGGAAAATGACAACCCATGCCTTGATAACATCCAGCACATTGATTGGCCCCTTGAACAGCTAAAGATGTGCCTTTCAGTTTGATTGTTATTTGGACCTTTGGTGTCAGTTATTTTTCCTGTGTCTTCCATCTCAATTTGGAAACTGTACAATAGCAGAGAAAGTTTTAAGCTGCTTATGTGAAGAATGTAAAGCACTATTTGAGTAGTTAAGAACTTTGATATCTTTAGTTTATTTTAGGCCTCCAATCAAGCTATGATACATAGCAAGGAGCACCAAGAACATTGTACTTAATATGTTCCTTGGAGCATCCATATGTTGTTTCCACCAGTAAAAGTTGGGTTCATTTATTCCTCTACTGTGCACACTGTGCATCTCTTTGGTCATGCATTAGCACTTGCTTCATTGGAATAAGCTTTGCCTCCACTAGTTTTGCCTTCCCCTGTGCTCAATATGATTAACATATTCCTGGAATAAGCTTTTATTTGCAGGGGAGCTGTCAAAGAAGCATCTGGCCATCCAAACAAGTTCTTTAATGTTTTGGGTTCTCAATGGTGTGTGCCATTTCAGACCGTTCACAGAGAGGAATGGTGAGATCCCGAGTAGACTTCAGGTCACAGAATGCTGTTCCAGATTTAAATAAAAGATCATGAATGAATGATTCTTTGGCAGTCAGTCATGCAGCTAAGTGGTCATCACAAACGTAAGACACTTTTTCTCTCTGATATATTTTTACACATGCAATCACTCAGTTTTATATTGTATTTTGTAATTTCATGAGCATTCTCTTTTTCTTATGATTGAACGCACagtttctaatatatttttgtcTATTGTGTTCTTGGAATCAAGTCTTCATCTTTGGAATGCATGGGCTTATATATTGTTCATAATAATTGGACACAAACAATGGATCATTGTTGTTTGAGCATTCTCTTCCTGTGAATTAACATTGAGTTTTCTAAATATTATTGAGATCAATTTTGCACCAATAATAAATCACcagctctcctttttttttctttttaatttgtggATTTGATGAtcttcaaaaattaaaataaaagtaattaaagatattttttttttcgattttttttaaaaaattcgaatataaattaaagaaaaagataaaaatgatttttatatCGGTCAGTACTTTTTGCACCTCTTGCAGACCACCCGGTTTGCGTACCTTACATGAGCCGTCAGCGGGTCCACTTTTCCCCGAATGACAAGACGAGCAGGTAGTCGAGTGGTAACCAAACGGGCTGTTGTTATTACATGAGCCGTCTTCCGCCTCGCAACCCGCGGGTTCGATCGGTGGGATGGGATCTTTTTCGCGAATGCCGGAGAAGGAAGGCGTCGGGGAGGCGGCGGAAGACGAAGATCGTGTACGACTTGGGCCCTGCGTCGAGGTCGATTAGGGTGAACGTTGCCCAGGATCAACTTTTATTCCGCCGTTCCCGCTCCATTCACCGGGAAAGACCCTAGACAATCTCCGCAGAGCCCTGGAGAATACCGGCTTTCTCTGCGCCGCCATTCTCGACGCAAAGGTCTCTCCTCTCCCCTTCGCATCTTAATCCACTGTCGCATCATTGGGTTTCTCTTTTTCCCCTCTTGACTTGGTTTTCTTGGGATTCTGCTTTGTCGTAGTTCAtgtcttttatcttctttttgtCTTGCGATGATCTTCTCGGTTCACAAATTTTGAGTGTCTGAGATGGGATTTTTTATGTTAAGATCGCTCATCTGAGCGTGGTATTGGGTTTCCGTTTGGGTTCTTGGACttgtaattttttatttgatttggtGCTGAGTTTGCCATGTCATTATTAGCCTGAATTAACGATCCAAAACGCTTAAGCTTCGGATAACGACCGTCAAGAACCATCATAATTCAGAATCAAATGTTCCATACCATGTTGTGGTGCTATCTGGTCCTCCACATGTAGTTCTTACTTACTCGCCCCTCGCTAGGCCCAAGATCTGATCTGCTTTGATGTCATTCATCGTATGACCGGCCATTGACCAGAATGCTTAAATCTaaatttgtgatagtgcattcatCAAATTCTTTTAGATGTGGAATTACACTTAGGATTGATACATATTTGCTATTTTAGAGAGAAGTTAGATTATTGTTTGGACTTTTGGGTGATGATGAATGTGTATGGAAAAATTGATCATGCTTTTCTTGAAATGGAGCTATATTGTGAAGTTAGTGAGGTTGGTTTAGTTGTAGTGCAACTGCTTGTCGTATACATTGTTTTTGGCTGAAGTTAATATTTGTGTAACAAAGTTGATGCAGTTGGTTTTGACACATATCGCTTAGTTCTAAGGGTGGTTTTGACACATTCTGGAGGCAGTGTGAGAACATTCTGGATGTGTCAAAACCACCCTTAGAACTAAGCGATCTGAATGTGTCAAAACCACCCTTAGAACTATGCAGTGTGAGAACATATCGCTTATTAGTATAAGACAACTTGAATGTGTATACTAATTATACATATATCGGTTGTCACTGTAACCTGTCTATGGGTGGGCATGGACTTGAGCAAACAGATTGATTCATGAATGAAGTAGATTGATGTTAATAGTCTCTTTGTATGTGTTAAATTTCTAGTCTATCTTTGTGCTTGTTTAAATGATTTATACTCACAACTTGAGAATTTTCTAGTTAGATGGATCTTGAAAGCAGAGGAATTCTTCTCACTAGACCATGTCATGGTTCTCATGACATATAacttaaataagaaaaatatacatTTAACAAGTCTAAGGCATTACAACTTATAGTTGATCCATTTGTTGGGTCTGGCTAATCTATGGCTAGCATGTTGGAAGTGTAACTCTTAGAATGTCATAGGTTGGGATACTTGAGTAGTAAAAGATACACAAAGAAATTGTCAGTTGCAGGAGATATGAACCTGAGAAATCTTAGTAGGATGGAGCGTGTCAATCTGATTTAGAAAGGAAACATGAAGTTTGTAGAGCATATCATAACTTTTATACTAATAAGTTTACAAGTTTGTTTGACTGAATTTCTTGATCGAATGGCCCGTTGTTTGTAAATGCCAATTGGAATTATTGTATTAACATATTCTATGTTACTCACAGGGTCCAGGTTCCAAATGGATTTTCCAAAGGTGGCAAATGTATCCATTTGAAGAAGTGTCAACAAATCACCGTCGCTATTGGTTACCGCATTAAGGGTGACGATACCATGATAGCCATGAGCTACAGAAAGTTGGCTGAGGATTTGGAGCCAGACTGTCACATTATATGCTATTGAGGCTATTGCACTTGTGGTTCTTTCTGTGAGTAGTTAGGGCTGGTCAGTTGCTCCGTTAGAATTCTGCAATTCTTGGAGAGAGAGAAAACATAAATCTTCCAGGTGTTGTGATCCTTTTGCACCAATagagaaggaaaaggagaatATCCTAGAAAAGGGACATCCCAAACAAAATTGGCATGATTGCCTTCTCCCTTATAACCAGAGGTTCCAACTTTCTGAAGTTTGGAAAGGTACCTAGACGATATACCAATTCAATCATGCTGATGCCTAAAGTTTGTCAGTGTGTGTGGATTCATTTATATTTGTGTACAAGATCTAAACTGCTTACATTCACTCTAATTACTTGCAGGCTCGGAATCAAGAAGGGGTAGCCAATTTTGATgctactcttgtgaatttttatggTTGCACGGAGAGATTTGAGAATAGAAATTCCTTTTGAAAAGATATAATATGCTTGAAATTTGATGTCCCCCTTCAAGTAGAAGCAACTGTTGTAGCTAATGCTGTTCTTGATTGCAGTGACTGAGACGTGCTCAGTGGTGAAACAGCTGGAGGTGCTTACCTGAAACTAGCAATTCAGATTGCTCGGAAGAAGTCTCTTTTATGGATCATGGATCTGTTTTAAAGGAATCATGGCAGAACACCTGTACATATGAGTCCTGTTGAGAGCCTTGCATCATAGTTTGTCTGAAATGCTAATCCTACTAAGGCATCTCTCGTCTTGGTCCTGACCAGTAGAGGAAGTTTTCTAAACTAGCAAAATACAGGCCAGCAATGCCAATACTATCTGTAGTGGTTCCTTGGTTGATAGATTTTTTTTCCGACTGGTACCAGTATTGATCTCTGCAATTTCCAAGGCCTCAGACACTGAATTTGTTATACAGCATGCAAAGGCCAAATCCAGATAAAAAATTGTGACACTGCATTGAATTGGAGTTGCATCTATGAATCAGATTTTGACAATCAAATGATTCATTGATGATAGCTGAAAAATCTCCTGTGCACAATTTTGTTCAGTAGTATTTAAGTTTTCTATCAGTACACAATTTTGTTAACTAGTATTTGTCCCTATTTTGAATTTCTGGGTTTTGTTTCTCAGTATGTTTTCTTAAGGTTAATCTTTTAGAGACATGTGCTTATGCTTAGCATTCACCTACCTGGAGGGAATTCTTCGAGTATTTTGTTCTGGGAGAGCTTCTATTTTGGTCGTGTCATATATTTTGCATCATAGCGTGAGCATATGAGGTCGGTACGATGCAGCCAAATGATGTTTAAGTTTGCTTTCTCTTATTGCATGTGTGTTCTTTATCAGATCTCAGCTGGTTATTTGTATTGAATGTGAGGAATGTCCAAATTTTTTTGGTATGTATCTACACCAGCCAGcatctttcttctccttttcacacatAATTTTTGTCCTTCAAATTTGAGTAACCAGGCTCGATTACCGGCATGTAGATGTTCCTCTTCTAGCTCTTCAAGCTGATCTTAGCTAGCTCACATTACattttactactgctgtttaatgAAGATTCTGAGTTGTgcctttttttgcaacttaggctTTCGATCTGAGATGATGTTTACAGCTGATTCCTGCTTCATTCTGGTAAACTTTAACTCTGACTAAATTAATTGGAGCTTGTTAAAGGCAGCAGAGTTTTAGCGTGGTGATGTGATCCATTGAATCTGTCTGGAAGCAATTGTGATGCTTCTTCATTAAGTTTGATAACATGCAGGGGAGGGAACATTCAGATTACTGTtgaattaatgagtttatgaaaCCTGCTTTAATGTTCGTACTGAGTAACATGTAATATATTGTAATCCTATCATTGTATCCTTCAGTATGGATTCTGGATAGCTGACAAATAGATGGAAACCTTCCGATTGTTGCAGCCACATATTGCATATACTGAACAGGTGAAAACATCAAGATGGGATCAAACTCGaagaaattgaagaacaaaaggaaagGAATTATTCTTCCACAATCCATCACGGTAAATGAAACAGTATGTACAACGAACTGGCAcaaggcggcggcggcagcaggaggaggagatcgagctcaagcacTGAAACAACACCACCGTCAGTTTGCATCAGTCGGAGAGCTACTTCCAGTCGAGGATGATGAGGATGATGGCTGGGACGAGGAGTTGCCGGTGCGGTGAGACCCCAACAAGGAGAACAACCCAGTTAAAGGCCAAGGAACTGGTAACCGGAATCCTCTCTCACTCCCTCCATCACTACTACTACCACTCTGACCATGAGCTTCCACCCTGGTGGCACCTGCACTGACACCGGCACCTGCACTGGCACTGACATTTGAGACCTTGGATTCATCTGTTGCCAGCTGAAACCTGCAAACGGGGCACGAACTGTGGAGCTCGAGCCATGGCAATATGCACCCACCATGGAATTTATGTTTGCAGGGCATCTCCCTGGCCTCTGCGCCGGCTTCGAGCTCCTCCAAGCAGATCGAACAGCTCATGCTCTCCTCAATCTTCACAGTGGGCATTGCCTCCACTGCTGCTTTCCCAGCCGGTGGTGTTCCGTAGCAATTCGGATCGTTCTCCGCCAAGTGCTGCAACAAAAGATCCAATCCTGGTCCCAGAAAGTAATCTCCTAACGGGACACCGGCGCGGCCGTCGCTCGAGCTTTGTCCTCGGGACTGGTTTGCACCTAAAGATCCTTCCATGGCGCTGTTGAGGAGGTTGATGAGCACCATGTGCGCCCTGTCCCTCTCGCTCTCATCACCACCATCGGACTCCGTTCTGCTGCCCTCCCCGAGGGCTTGGAGCAACTGAAGGATGGCTGTGGtccgccgccgccgtcgcagAATCGTTTCCAGATCGCGGTCCTGCTCcgcgttctcctcctcctcctcctcttcctcctcctcttcccggcGGAGCCTTCGGCGTCGCAAGGAGCCACTGAGCATCCCGAGCAAGATCGGAGCCCAGAGGGAGAGGTCTCTGCTGAATTCCAGATCGGCAGTTGCGTCTACTTCCTCTCCTTCCCCATTCATCTCTTCCACGAATCCACTGTCACAGACTGGGCATTTGATCTCCTCTTCCATGACCGGATTCACCATTCTGGAGCACAAGTGGCACCAATATCTAGCAACCCGAGATGCCTCCATCGCTCCTTCCTTCTATCTTTCACCCTTCTTCTCGAGTTTCTGTAGTCACGTTAAAGAAATCAATGAACATCAGGAGACACAcacatcaagagaagcaatgtttgggaACACCTCAATTCTATAGGACCTCAAGCAACAAACGCAGCCATATTCTTGCCATCTATGACACGAAACTCGAACAAAAATGACATCTTTTCTCCAAAGAAAAGATCGATGATAAAGAAAAGGAGCGGCTTTTTCCCATGAAGAAAAGGATATATCATTTGGGACGGCAACGATCTACAATCTCTCCCACAACAAGAAGACGAACATATCAAACAGAAATCTGAGGGAAAGAACAAATTAGGTCCCTTTTCTGAACATGAAAATCGAATCCAGGGTTTTCCACTACGGCGATCTCAATTCGAATCGCATTATCTAAACAATCAAGAACGGAACAGGGACGAAACGAGATTTACCGGCCAAAATCGGGCTCCCTCTTTGTGCCCCCAACGATTCCAAGAACAAAATCCCCACGACGGAAAAATACCAGCCAAAATCAACTTTTTCTCAGAAATCTTGGAGAAGAATTGGATCCCGAAGGTGAATCGGAGCTCTATACAGGTAAAGATTGCATTTTAATACGGCAGAAGGGTTGGCAGCAGAAGAATCCAGAAGGGCACACAACGATTCAGCGGAAGAAGAAATAGACACGCAACTGCATGTATTTGACCGTGTAATCTTTTCGCCAGACGCATACAAATCGGATTCCTAATGGGAAAGCAATTAATTACCTGAGCGAGATTGGATGGGTATTGGTGTTTGGGGGGGAGAGGGGTTGGGGGAGGGAGGAGAGGATGGAGATCAGCGAAGGAACAAAGGCGACGACCCTCCTCCCTTTGTTTCCGTCTAACAATAAGGAAGAAAGGCTGTTCCTTTATTTCTTTTATCGCCTGTGCTGGTGGCCTTCAAATTTGAAGTGTGAATGCTGTTTCTCCCTAATTTTGCATTCTTCTGTTTTGCTTTTTAAAGCAGTGATTGGTtgggtgctctctctctctctctctctctctctctttggaatAGCCAAGTTTATTTAATAGGACTTcgagttcaaagttcaaacttcTGAAATGGTCACAGTGAATCATGTGTCAGAAAGATTCACATAGTCTGTGATTTGTATCTCTATCAAAGCATAGAAGCACACAAAAACATGAGGTTTTAATGCTCTGGAAGCAGGTTAGCAAAAGATTTCGAGTCCAATGAAAGCATGGAAAGAATGGGAGAGCAAAAGGATTGAAATCTGACACCAAATCAGATCAGGTAAAAGTAGGATTGTGATACGCCAAGAGGAACTACGAACCATCACTCATCCAGCGACAGGTCTGATGCTCCACCAAAGAAGTGGTTGCGGAGAAACAAACACGAAAGACCAAGTTGAATCTGAAGAGGAGATGAGAAGCTTGCCTGAGTGCTCGAGGTATGGAGCCCTGCACCACATGGTTTTGGTGGTGTGTGAGTTGGGATGGCCCATTTCCCTGAaagttatcgaaaaatcaagcaaTTAAATGGCATTATATGATACATATAGTTCAGAGATTTTGATAGAAATGCCAACAACACATTGAACCAAATTTTGCTCCTCTAtttattgatgatgaatatacgaTACAAGAATTTGTTGCACAAGAGCAAGTACCAGCAAGAATCTAATTTTTGTGATCTCATGGGGCCACACAAATCCAGCCAACCGAGTCACAGGTTACCTATCCATTCATTGCATCAAACTCTGGGCCCACCAACGGTGAAGAACATACCA
Coding sequences:
- the LOC135592515 gene encoding myb-related protein 2-like isoform X1, with the translated sequence MYQHQPHQSHNNLLSSRIAAPSERQLFLQRGSTTGESGLVLSTEAKPRLKWNPELHARFIEAVNQLGGADKATPKTIMRLMGIPGLTLYHLKSHLQKYRLGKNLQAQTNIRSTKNIFGCSLAAERTPEDNGSSRNIAAPTNKTMQINEAFTKQIEVQKQLHEQLEVQRHLQVRIEAQGRYLQLVLEKAQERLEKQSLGSVGLEVAKVQLSELVTKVSGECFGNSFLGVEEIPVLHMSQLTPAHFADYSVDSCLTSDRSQKEQDTHDTTIGIRACHKDLPSCMKQFGEDKLEQTQHAWCGDLNEQKIFSSVPEVQRKENNEDRLLEHPSSNRSVVRQETKKQSDGFGLSCLTTELELKIHEDDEGASGCKQFELNGFSWN
- the LOC135581909 gene encoding E3 ubiquitin-protein ligase SIRP1-like, with protein sequence MEASRVARYWCHLCSRMVNPVMEEEIKCPVCDSGFVEEMNGEGEEVDATADLEFSRDLSLWAPILLGMLSGSLRRRRLRREEEEEEEEEEENAEQDRDLETILRRRRRTTAILQLLQALGEGSRTESDGGDESERDRAHMVLINLLNSAMEGSLGANQSRGQSSSDGRAGVPLGDYFLGPGLDLLLQHLAENDPNCYGTPPAGKAAVEAMPTVKIEESMSCSICLEELEAGAEAREMPCKHKFHGGCILPWLELHSSCPVCRFQLATDESKVSNVSASAGAGVSAGATRVEAHGQSGSSSDGGSERGFRLPVPWPLTGLFSLLGSHRTGNSSSQPSSSSSSTGSSSPTDAN
- the LOC135592515 gene encoding myb-related protein 2-like isoform X3 — protein: MYQHQPHQSHNNLLSSRIAAPSERQLFLQRGSTTGESGLVLSTEAKPRLKWNPELHARFIEAVNQLGGADKATPKTIMRLMGIPGLTLYHLKSHLQKYRLGKNLQAQTNIRSTKNIFGCSLAAERTPEDNGSSRNIAAPTNKTMQINEAFTKQIEVQKQLHEQLEVQRHLQVRIEAQGRYLQLVLEKAQERLEKQSLGSVGLEVAKVQLSELVTKVSDSCLTSDRSQKEQDTHDTTIGIRACHKDLPSCMKQFGEDKLEQTQHAWCGDLNEQKIFSSVPEVQRKENNEDRLLEHPSSNRSVVRQETKKQSDGFGLSCLTTELELKIHEDDEGASGCKQFELNGFSWN
- the LOC135592515 gene encoding myb-related protein 2-like isoform X2, giving the protein MYQHQPHQSHNNLLSSRIAAPSERQLFLQRGSTTGESGLVLSTEAKPRLKWNPELHARFIEAVNQLGGADKATPKTIMRLMGIPGLTLYHLKSHLQKYRLGKNLQAQTNIRSTKNIFGCSLAAERTPEDNGSSRNIAAPTNKTMQINEAFTKQIEVQKQLHEQLEVQRHLQVRIEAQGRYLQLVLEKAQERLEKQSLGSVGLEVAKVQLSELVTKVSVDSCLTSDRSQKEQDTHDTTIGIRACHKDLPSCMKQFGEDKLEQTQHAWCGDLNEQKIFSSVPEVQRKENNEDRLLEHPSSNRSVVRQETKKQSDGFGLSCLTTELELKIHEDDEGASGCKQFELNGFSWN
- the LOC135592515 gene encoding myb-related protein 2-like isoform X4, with product MYQHQPHQSHNNLLSSRIAAPSERQLFLQRGSTTGESGLVLSTEAKPRLKWNPELHARFIEAVNQLGGADIFGCSLAAERTPEDNGSSRNIAAPTNKTMQINEAFTKQIEVQKQLHEQLEVQRHLQVRIEAQGRYLQLVLEKAQERLEKQSLGSVGLEVAKVQLSELVTKVSGECFGNSFLGVEEIPVLHMSQLTPAHFADYSVDSCLTSDRSQKEQDTHDTTIGIRACHKDLPSCMKQFGEDKLEQTQHAWCGDLNEQKIFSSVPEVQRKENNEDRLLEHPSSNRSVVRQETKKQSDGFGLSCLTTELELKIHEDDEGASGCKQFELNGFSWN